In Citrus sinensis cultivar Valencia sweet orange chromosome 2, DVS_A1.0, whole genome shotgun sequence, a single genomic region encodes these proteins:
- the LOC102627618 gene encoding uncharacterized protein LOC102627618: MWYLCVFFHRLLDYRKPEVESLAYLFGVNDALEWKLPKHHHPDSPFHFVNLPSEDIARSIANRSILVKGMYEVWGEGSSYEELEEAIRSYPEDQMLPYLSSDATFKITVDSFGKVFSFQEQNDRIKGLSYIPFKGRVNLKNPDHKFWLIETDDYGVNNGLPPVAERRIFFGREIGAADRKLIPTYQLKSRNYLGPTAMDAEVAFLMANQALVEPGKLVYDPFVGTGSILVAAAHFGAMTMGADIDIRVVRDGRGPDTNVWSNFKQYGLQMPIGLLRADNNLPPWRPGLKEVFDAIICDPPYGVRAGGRKSGGRKLLKGVVDPYTVPDDKRVGHIPSTAPYCLSECVHDLLDLAGRMLVMGGRLVYFYPVLREDSTRNPFPEHPCFKLVASSEQILSSRYSRVLLTMVKIGPYTEEIAETARRKHLEFRENHLKWLEDGNLHSSVFASADPQVTAAGDLKLSKDPKPKYRGKYV, encoded by the exons atgtggtaCCTGTGCGTGTTTTTCCACAGACTGTTGGATTACAGAAAGCCAGAAGTTGAATCATTAGCTTACCTCTTCGGTGTCAATGATGCTTTAGAATGGAAGCTTCCAAAACACCACCACCCTGACTCTCCTTTCCATTTCGTCAATCTTCCCTCTGAAGATATCGCTCGCAGCATTGCCAATCGAA GTATACTGGTGAAGGGGATGTATGAAGTTTGGGGAGAAGGAAGTAGTTATGAAGAATTGGAGGAGGCTATTAGAAGTTACCCAGAAGACCAGATGCTCCCGTATTTGAGCTCTGATGCCACTTTCAAGATTACTGTTGATAGCTTTGGTAAAGTCTTCAGCTTCCAGGAGCAAAATGATCGAATTAAAGGACTTTCGTATATTCCTTTCAAG GGTCgagttaatttgaaaaatccagATCACAAGTTTTGGCTTATAGAAACTGATGACTATGGAGTGAATAATGGGCTCCCACCAGTGGCAGAAAGGAGAATCTTTTTCGGTAGAGAAATAGGTGCTGCTGATAGGAAACTAATACCAACATATCAGTTAAAAAGCCGCAATTATCTTGGCCCCACAGCAATGGATGCAGAAGTGGCTTTCTTAATGGCCAACCAGGCATTGGTTGAACCTGGGAAACTTGTCTATGACCCTTTTGTCGGCACTGGGAGTATTCTTGTTGCTGCAGCTCACTTCGGTGCAATGACAATG GGTGCAGATATTGACATTAGAGTTGTCCGCGATGGGCGTGGCCCAGATACTAATGTTTGGAGCAATTTTAAGCAG TATGGATTACAAATGCCTATTGGTTTGCTAAGGGCAGATAATAACCTTCCACCTTGGCGTCCTGGTTTGAAAGAG GTCTTTGATGCCATAATCTGTGACCCTCCTTATGGAGTTCGGGCTGGTGGACGTAAATCTGGTGGACGTAAATTGCTAAAGGGAGTCGTGGATCCTTACACTGTTCCTGATGACAAGAGAGTTGGCCACATACCATCGACAGCTCCATACTGCTTATCTGAGTGTGTGCATGATTTGCTTGACCTTGCTGGTAGGATGCTAGTAATGGGTGGCAGGCTTGTGTATTTCTACCCTGTTCTAAGAGAAGATTCAACGCGGAACCCTTTCCCTGAGCACCCATGTTTTAAATTGGTTGCTTCTTCTGAACAGATCTTAAGCTCACGTTACAGTCGGGTTCTGCTAACAATGGTGAAGATAGGTCCGTACACTGAGGAAATTGCAGAGACCGCCAGGAGAAAACACTTGGAGTTTAGAGAGAACCATTTAAAGTGGTTGGAAGATGGTAATCTTCATTCTTCGGTCTTTGCTTCCGCTGATCCGCAGGTGACTGCAGCAGGCGATCTCAAACTCAGTAAAGACCCAAAACCGAAGTACCGCGGCAAGTATGTATAG